A region of Liolophura sinensis isolate JHLJ2023 chromosome 8, CUHK_Ljap_v2, whole genome shotgun sequence DNA encodes the following proteins:
- the LOC135473421 gene encoding ankyrin repeat domain-containing protein 61-like, whose translation MGGSLSKQKKDVEDIVVLENRNRPNSLYDAIVRNDLEQCTKAIEEGVDLNEELKFSYGKADGKRSFCKYIRTFALHLACIHRREVIVEELLNSGANPCMEDYMGRQPISLVLLYWPRIHFFDNTSGLTKQESDYQLYIKQQHRKSERCLRALLAHGINPDDICTKQESRSPLHLCAKYNLTLAISVLVERGANIDIRDVNLRTPLILAAKLGNSSTVEVLLRLGADANAQDEKGCSAAHYVSATDESPSTNLLKWLIAYGARVNCTDEDGNTPLHYAARSGRENCIDLLLNNMADPDVRNREGETPLFVLLNQGGNGTCVYAFRRLLSESRQPSILNKTYAFPTNVDAPFYAPLVEELVNASVNPSTLQWLSRHAVRRTLGRQRLNPTDVMTLPCPQFYKNYVMLNSDVFTRN comes from the coding sequence ATGGGTGGATCTCTTTCAAAACAGAAGAAGGATGTCGAGGACATTGTTGTTCTAGAGAATCGTAACAGACCAAACTCTCTTTACGACGCTATTGTTCGCAATGATTTGGAACAATGTACCAAAGCCATCGAAGAAGGCGTGGATCTGAACGAAGAACTGAAGTTTTCATATGGAAAAGCAGATGGCAAACGATCTTTCTGTAAGTATATTCGCACGTTTGCATTGCACCTAGCTTGTATCCACCGAAGAGAAGTTATTGTTGAAGAGCTCTTGAATTCTGGTGCAAATCCATGCATGGAAGATTACATGGGGCGGCAACCAATATCCTTGGTTCTTTTATATTGGCCCAGAATACACTTCTTCGATAATACTTCTGGTCTCACAAAACAAGAAAGTGATTACCAGctgtacataaaacaacaacacaggAAATCGGAGAGATGCTTGCGGGCTCTTTTGGCACACGGAATTAATCCAGACGACATTTGCACGAAACAAGAAAGCAGGTCGCCTTTGCATCTTTGTGCAAAATACAACTTGACTTTGGCGATATCTGTACTGGTAGAAAGAGGAGCGAACATTGACATCAGGGACGTGAACCTCCGAACTCCACTGATTCTTGCAGCTAAGCTCGGCAATTCGTCGACAGTAGAAGTCCTTTTGAGACTTGGAGCGGACGCAAACGCCCAAGACGAAAAAGGGTGTTCAGCCGCTCATTATGTCAGTGCAACGGACGAATCGCCATCCACAAATTTACTGAAGTGGCTCATCGCTTACGGAGCGAGGGTTAATTGTACCGACGAAGACGGAAACACACCATTACACTACGCTGCGCGGTCAGGACGGGAGAACTGTATAGACTTGTTGCTCAACAACATGGCGGATCCGGATGTTCGCAACAGAGAAGGAGAAACACCgctttttgttttgcttaaCCAGGGCGGAAACGGAACGTGTGTTTATGCATTCCGTCGCCTCTTATCCGAGAGCAGGCAACCTAGCATTCTCAACAAGACCTATGCGTTCCCAACCAACGTGGATGCCCCTTTCTACGCTCCACTGGTGGAGGAATTGGTGAACGCATCTGTAAACCCATCCACCCTGCAGTGGCTGAGCAGACATGCCGTTAGGCGAACTCTGGGAAGACAACGACTCAATCCAACAGACGTTATGACTTTGCCATGTCCACAGTTTTACAAGAACTATGTCATGCTGAACAGTGATGTTTTTACTAGGAATTAA